Proteins encoded together in one uncultured Desulfosarcina sp. window:
- the groL gene encoding chaperonin GroEL (60 kDa chaperone family; promotes refolding of misfolded polypeptides especially under stressful conditions; forms two stacked rings of heptamers to form a barrel-shaped 14mer; ends can be capped by GroES; misfolded proteins enter the barrel where they are refolded when GroES binds), with protein sequence MAKIIKYDMKAREAMLNGVKALADAVVVTLGPKGRNVVIDKSWGSPTVTKDGVTVAKEIELEDRFENMGAQMVREVASKTSDTAGDGTTTATLLARAIYEQGQKMVAAGNDPMAIKRGIDAAVEVVVKELHKLSKPTQDQRDIAQVGTISANNDETIGNIIAEAMNKVGKEGVITVEEAKGMETTLEVVEGMQFDRGYLSPYFVTDGEKMVAALEDAFILINEKKVSHMKDLLPILEQVAKMGRPLLIIAEDVDGEALATLVVNKLRGTLQVAAVKAPGFGDRRKAMLEDIAVLTGGQVVSEDLGTKLENLAVADLGKAKRINIDKDNTTIVDGAGSRSVIEGRVKQIRAQIEETTSDYDREKLQERLAKLIGGVAVINVGAATETEMKEKKARVEDALNATRAAVEEGIVPGGGVALVRCLAVLEKIKIKADQKLGVKVIMRAMEEPLRQIAKNAGAEGSVVIDKVKNGEGAFGYNAQTDTYEDLMKAGIMDPTKVVRFALQNAASVASLMLTTQAMIAEKPEEKKQMHPGTQGMGGGMGGMM encoded by the coding sequence ATGGCTAAGATAATAAAGTATGACATGAAAGCCCGCGAAGCGATGCTCAACGGTGTCAAGGCGCTTGCCGATGCAGTGGTTGTCACCCTGGGCCCCAAGGGCAGAAACGTAGTCATTGACAAATCTTGGGGATCCCCGACGGTCACCAAAGACGGCGTCACCGTAGCCAAGGAGATCGAACTGGAAGACCGATTTGAAAACATGGGCGCCCAGATGGTCAGGGAAGTCGCCAGCAAAACAAGTGACACGGCCGGTGATGGTACAACCACGGCCACGCTTTTGGCCAGAGCGATTTACGAACAGGGACAAAAGATGGTGGCTGCCGGCAATGATCCCATGGCCATTAAACGGGGAATTGATGCCGCGGTTGAAGTCGTTGTCAAAGAACTGCATAAGTTGAGCAAGCCCACCCAGGATCAGCGCGACATTGCGCAGGTTGGCACCATTTCGGCGAACAATGATGAAACCATCGGCAACATCATTGCCGAAGCCATGAACAAGGTTGGTAAAGAAGGGGTCATCACCGTTGAAGAAGCCAAAGGTATGGAAACAACCCTTGAAGTTGTTGAGGGCATGCAGTTTGATCGAGGATACCTGTCTCCCTATTTTGTGACCGATGGAGAAAAAATGGTTGCCGCTTTGGAAGATGCCTTCATTCTGATCAATGAGAAAAAAGTCAGTCACATGAAAGATCTTTTGCCTATTCTTGAGCAGGTCGCCAAAATGGGCCGGCCTTTATTGATCATTGCAGAAGATGTGGACGGGGAGGCCCTGGCCACCCTGGTGGTCAACAAATTGAGAGGCACACTGCAGGTCGCTGCGGTCAAGGCGCCGGGTTTCGGCGACAGACGAAAAGCCATGCTGGAAGACATTGCCGTTTTAACCGGTGGTCAGGTGGTCTCCGAGGATTTAGGGACCAAATTGGAAAATTTAGCGGTTGCCGACCTCGGCAAGGCCAAACGGATCAACATCGATAAAGACAACACCACCATCGTCGACGGCGCAGGTTCGCGCTCGGTCATCGAGGGCCGGGTGAAGCAGATACGTGCCCAGATCGAAGAAACCACCTCCGACTATGATCGGGAAAAACTGCAGGAGCGTCTGGCCAAACTGATCGGTGGTGTGGCCGTGATCAATGTCGGTGCGGCAACCGAAACCGAAATGAAAGAAAAAAAAGCCCGCGTTGAAGATGCGCTCAACGCCACCCGTGCAGCTGTGGAAGAAGGGATCGTACCGGGCGGAGGTGTCGCGCTGGTTCGCTGTCTGGCCGTGCTGGAGAAAATAAAAATCAAAGCAGATCAAAAGCTGGGGGTGAAAGTCATCATGCGCGCCATGGAGGAGCCCCTTCGTCAGATTGCTAAAAATGCCGGTGCCGAAGGTTCTGTCGTGATCGATAAAGTCAAAAACGGCGAGGGCGCTTTTGGTTACAATGCCCAAACGGACACCTATGAGGATCTGATGAAAGCCGGCATAATGGATCCGACCAAAGTGGTCCGGTTTGCCCTGCAAAATGCAGCCAGTGTGGCTTCATTGATGCTGACCACCCAGGCCATGATTGCAGAAAAACCCGAAGAAAAAAAGCAGATGCATCCGGGGACTCAAGGAATGGGCGGCGGCATGGGTGGGATGATGTAA
- the pyk gene encoding pyruvate kinase: MAIALPKTKIVCTIGPASDTPEVIRELIAGGMRVARLNFSHGTHVDHEKKIHVIRKIAEELAKPVAILQDLGGPKIRVGVIPDPGIRLEPGRHIILTSQTVSGSQQRISVSYPLLNEQVKNGDRILLADGFLELRVGAVSGAEIHCEIITGGVLTSHKGINLPTGSILMPSMTDKDRDDLHFGLGLDVDYVALSFVRTAADIQDIKEIIRRENKQTPVIAKIEKHEAIDHYDDILDAADAIMVARGDLGVEIPLEEVPGIQKRLIQKANALGKPVITATQMLRSMVDAPRPTRAEASDVANAVLDGTDAVMLSEETATGNYPVQALHYMIRIVAEAEKTYPHDRYLKMVPEKEISDAVTYAACVLADHLDAAAILAPTRSGRTAIHISRFRPKQPIIAFTPSQPTLRQLSLFRGIYPRMILNHRDTDDLIEKVSKKAVETGDLIEGDTAVITAGNPVWVAGMTNMIRVMSL, encoded by the coding sequence GTGGCCATCGCCCTGCCAAAAACCAAGATTGTCTGTACCATCGGACCCGCCAGTGACACGCCTGAGGTCATTAGAGAATTGATTGCAGGCGGCATGCGTGTTGCCCGCTTGAATTTTTCTCACGGTACACACGTTGACCATGAGAAAAAAATCCATGTCATCAGGAAAATCGCCGAAGAGCTGGCCAAACCGGTTGCGATATTACAGGATCTCGGAGGACCAAAAATCCGGGTGGGGGTTATCCCTGATCCAGGGATTCGATTGGAACCGGGACGTCATATTATTCTTACCTCGCAGACCGTTTCGGGTTCGCAACAGCGCATATCGGTTTCTTATCCGCTTTTAAACGAACAAGTAAAGAACGGGGATCGAATATTGCTCGCGGATGGTTTTTTGGAACTCAGGGTTGGCGCGGTAAGCGGGGCTGAAATCCACTGTGAGATCATTACGGGCGGGGTGCTTACGTCTCACAAAGGGATAAATTTGCCGACCGGAAGTATTCTCATGCCTTCCATGACGGACAAAGACCGTGACGATCTGCATTTTGGCCTGGGTCTTGATGTGGATTATGTCGCGCTTTCATTTGTCAGGACGGCAGCAGACATTCAGGACATAAAAGAAATCATCCGCCGGGAGAACAAGCAGACACCGGTCATCGCCAAAATTGAAAAGCATGAGGCCATCGATCATTACGACGACATCCTGGATGCTGCGGACGCAATCATGGTGGCCCGAGGTGACTTGGGGGTGGAGATACCTTTGGAAGAAGTGCCCGGCATCCAAAAACGACTGATTCAAAAAGCCAACGCTTTGGGAAAACCGGTTATTACGGCTACCCAGATGCTGCGATCCATGGTAGACGCGCCACGACCAACCCGAGCCGAGGCCTCGGATGTCGCCAACGCCGTTTTGGACGGAACGGATGCCGTTATGCTTTCGGAAGAAACCGCGACAGGGAATTATCCGGTTCAAGCGCTTCACTATATGATTCGCATCGTTGCCGAAGCGGAAAAAACCTATCCCCATGATCGGTACCTGAAAATGGTGCCGGAAAAAGAGATTTCGGACGCGGTGACCTATGCGGCCTGCGTTTTGGCGGACCACCTGGATGCGGCTGCGATTTTAGCGCCGACACGGTCCGGCCGGACAGCCATACACATCTCCAGATTCAGGCCCAAGCAACCGATTATTGCCTTTACGCCCAGCCAGCCCACCTTGAGGCAACTCTCTCTTTTCCGTGGGATATACCCCCGCATGATTTTGAACCATCGGGATACGGATGATCTGATCGAAAAGGTATCCAAAAAGGCGGTTGAAACAGGCGATTTGATTGAAGGGGACACAGCTGTCATCACTGCCGGCAACCCTGTCTGGGTCGCCGGCATGACGAATATGATTCGGGTGATGTCATTATAG
- a CDS encoding hemolysin III family protein: protein MESILSDLKQMPSQGEEIANSISHGIGLLGALIGTPFLIIHAVRHGDAGFIVGTIVFAASMVLLYLASTLYHAWPVGKVKRCFRIVEHSAIFFLIAGTYTPLTLGILRGAVGWTLFGLVWGLAVAGITLKTIYKASHPILSTALYLVMGWLAVITVEPLLSRMPTAGLFLLIAGGLSYTVGVVFFATDSRIPYGHLVWHLFVITGTACHYFLVLWYAA from the coding sequence GTGGAATCGATTCTTTCAGATCTTAAGCAGATGCCGTCCCAAGGCGAAGAGATCGCCAACAGTATCAGTCACGGCATAGGGCTGCTCGGCGCGCTCATCGGAACGCCATTTCTCATCATTCATGCGGTGCGCCATGGGGATGCCGGATTCATTGTCGGCACGATTGTCTTCGCCGCATCCATGGTCCTTCTTTACCTCGCCTCCACGCTCTACCATGCATGGCCCGTTGGCAAGGTCAAGCGCTGTTTTCGAATCGTCGAGCATTCCGCGATCTTTTTTCTTATTGCGGGCACGTATACCCCGTTAACCCTTGGCATCCTTCGAGGCGCAGTGGGCTGGACGCTCTTCGGATTGGTTTGGGGGTTGGCTGTCGCCGGAATAACGCTGAAAACCATCTATAAGGCCTCACATCCCATTTTATCGACGGCCCTTTATCTGGTGATGGGGTGGCTGGCCGTGATAACGGTAGAACCGCTGCTTTCCCGCATGCCGACTGCGGGACTTTTCTTATTGATTGCGGGCGGTTTGTCCTACACCGTCGGCGTGGTATTTTTTGCAACCGATTCGCGAATACCCTATGGCCATCTGGTCTGGCATCTATTTGTCATCACCGGTACCGCATGTCATTACTTCCTCGTGCTTTGGTATGCGGCCTGA
- a CDS encoding GNAT family N-acetyltransferase, producing the protein MNRLLAKRLMQETKAYSLLKGYRNRPAADMQRIEEMIIRLSQLLIDFPDIAELDMNPVLIKDGKPVTVDARILVSPLALPSSLHLVIGPYPEEDESHMVSVDERRIFIRPVKPEDAPLFTAFFKTLSPTTIYYRFFGALKELNPEILARFTQIDYDREIALVAIDEESPTDNILGVARIIGDADGRTGEFAVIVGDAWQGKGIGGNLLEKCLSIAEK; encoded by the coding sequence ATGAACCGATTGCTGGCTAAACGGCTCATGCAGGAGACCAAGGCCTATTCTCTACTGAAAGGGTATCGCAACCGCCCCGCCGCCGACATGCAGCGGATAGAAGAGATGATCATCCGGCTCTCGCAGCTGCTGATCGATTTTCCCGACATCGCCGAACTGGACATGAATCCCGTTCTGATCAAGGATGGCAAGCCCGTCACAGTAGATGCCCGCATCCTCGTTTCACCGCTTGCGTTGCCATCATCGCTGCACCTGGTGATCGGCCCGTATCCGGAGGAGGATGAGTCCCATATGGTCAGCGTCGACGAGCGCCGCATTTTTATCCGACCGGTCAAGCCCGAGGACGCACCCCTTTTCACAGCCTTTTTCAAGACGCTTTCGCCCACGACGATTTACTATCGTTTCTTCGGGGCGTTAAAGGAATTGAATCCCGAAATACTGGCGCGGTTCACCCAGATCGATTACGACCGGGAGATCGCGCTGGTGGCCATCGATGAAGAATCGCCAACCGACAACATACTGGGGGTTGCCCGAATCATCGGTGATGCGGATGGCAGGACGGGTGAATTCGCCGTTATCGTGGGTGATGCCTGGCAAGGCAAGGGCATCGGGGGCAATCTGTTGGAAAAATGCCTCTCGATAGCCGAGAAGTAG
- a CDS encoding CoA-binding protein — translation MAQYNLNRIFKPRQVAVVGASKKTGTIGNALMRNLVDGGFSGTVLPVNPKYQTMHGQESAPLDDVTLQAFDAFLPDFWSRSNPIDILGDASAERFSRALAICFNSKKLDGVLVILAPQSLTDPLSVAETLAAAIQGRRFPIFACWMGGKRIAPAVDVLNAAGIPTYDTPERAVRAFLYMVEYVRNLELKDRSWGFPP, via the coding sequence ATGGCCCAATACAATCTGAACCGCATCTTTAAACCGCGGCAGGTTGCCGTGGTGGGCGCCAGCAAAAAAACGGGCACCATCGGCAACGCGTTGATGAGAAATCTGGTTGACGGCGGGTTTTCCGGAACGGTGCTGCCGGTCAATCCCAAATACCAAACCATGCACGGCCAGGAGTCCGCGCCCCTTGACGATGTAACATTGCAGGCCTTCGATGCCTTCCTGCCGGACTTCTGGAGCCGAAGCAACCCCATCGACATCCTCGGTGACGCCTCCGCGGAACGGTTCAGCCGCGCCCTGGCGATCTGCTTCAACTCGAAAAAACTCGACGGCGTGCTGGTCATCCTTGCGCCCCAGTCCCTGACCGACCCCCTTTCCGTAGCCGAGACGCTGGCCGCCGCGATCCAGGGACGCCGGTTTCCGATATTTGCCTGCTGGATGGGCGGCAAACGCATCGCCCCTGCCGTCGACGTGTTGAATGCCGCGGGAATCCCGACCTATGACACGCCGGAGCGGGCGGTCCGGGCGTTTCTGTATATGGTCGAATATGTCAGGAACCTCGAGTTGAAAGACCGCTCCTGGGGCTTCCCCCCATGA
- a CDS encoding diguanylate cyclase, producing the protein MGGEKIETKSLEYAESIIDTVREPLIVLDQDLRVVSVSRSFYDVFKVKPEETVGQRIYELGNKQWDIPKLRELLETILPQKAFFDNYEVEHDFATIGRRIMLLNARQIERGMGKAQTILLAIEDITIRREMEQEIKRLAYHDSLTNLPNRMLLNDRLKMAKGQSDRNRKKVALMMLDLDKFKEINDTHGHHIGDMLLQVVAEKLTGVLRKEDTVARFGGDEFVLVLPEQKDVQTAMKVARKIINTFRKAVVLEGHTLIITSSIGISIYPDHGENVDTILKNADSAMYQAKQAGRNQYHLYSKDDWDGPIQSEPHL; encoded by the coding sequence ATGGGCGGGGAAAAAATTGAGACAAAATCCCTGGAATACGCCGAGAGCATCATCGACACCGTGCGTGAACCCTTAATCGTCCTGGATCAAGATCTAAGGGTGGTCTCGGTCAGCCGCTCATTCTATGATGTCTTCAAGGTGAAGCCCGAGGAGACCGTGGGGCAGCGGATTTATGAACTGGGCAACAAGCAATGGGATATCCCCAAGCTGCGGGAACTGCTGGAAACCATCCTTCCCCAAAAGGCATTTTTTGACAACTATGAGGTTGAACACGATTTTGCCACCATCGGAAGACGCATCATGCTTCTGAATGCCCGGCAGATTGAACGGGGTATGGGAAAGGCGCAGACCATCCTTCTGGCTATCGAGGACATCACGATTCGGAGGGAAATGGAACAGGAGATCAAGCGACTTGCCTATCATGACTCGCTGACGAACCTGCCGAACAGAATGCTTCTCAACGATCGTTTGAAAATGGCCAAAGGCCAATCCGATAGAAATCGGAAAAAGGTGGCCCTAATGATGCTGGATCTCGACAAGTTTAAAGAGATCAATGATACCCACGGCCACCACATCGGGGATATGCTGTTGCAGGTGGTTGCGGAAAAACTTACAGGAGTCCTCCGGAAAGAAGACACCGTTGCCCGCTTCGGTGGTGATGAATTCGTCCTTGTGCTTCCTGAACAAAAAGACGTCCAGACAGCTATGAAGGTTGCCCGGAAGATTATCAATACTTTCCGGAAGGCAGTTGTCCTTGAGGGGCACACATTAATCATCACCAGCAGCATCGGTATCTCCATCTATCCCGATCATGGCGAGAATGTAGACACCATTTTGAAGAACGCCGACAGCGCCATGTATCAAGCCAAACAGGCCGGAAGAAACCAATATCATCTTTATAGCAAGGACGACTGGGATGGCCCAATACAATCTGAACCGCATCTTTAA
- a CDS encoding response regulator has translation MTSSPLNSAKQSGNHLRSLVVDDDHMILKFVARMLTMLGFQGVDTAQKQPEVVRMLATGPYVLIVTDLEMPDMNGYHLTHRIKR, from the coding sequence ATGACATCTTCACCTCTGAACTCAGCCAAACAAAGCGGAAACCATCTGCGCAGCTTAGTGGTCGACGATGACCATATGATTCTTAAATTCGTGGCCCGTATGCTTACGATGCTCGGATTCCAGGGCGTGGACACCGCCCAGAAACAACCTGAAGTGGTGCGAATGCTGGCCACCGGCCCCTACGTTCTGATCGTGACGGATCTGGAAATGCCAGATATGAATGGATACCATCTGACCCATAGGATCAAACGGTAG
- the glgP gene encoding alpha-glucan family phosphorylase, translated as MKNNYTAQRLFPHLPERLTGLVELAENLWWSWNPGARMLFKTLDRQAWKESGHNPDKMLRELPRELLEKAGTDADYLARYDNVMGVFQEYMQPKACHLLGPFSPDHKYAVAYFSAEYGLHRSLPFYAGGLGFLAGDFIKECSDLCIPLVAVGFMYPEGYFRQQIRDDGWQENVIEPINREAAPISKVMDKDGRQRIVKVPLTDPPIHVAVWKVAVGRVALYLLDTDIEINDPWNRGITARLYIGDLEQRLRQEIVLGLGGAAVLKELGIDHYLLHLNEGHAAFALLERFRATVSTGKDFSAAREKNIEATIFTTHTPVPAGHDVFPFQLIEKYFHSYWPDLGLDRDAFFQLGIHPEKSDAGFNMTAFALRLSGCRNAVSKRHAEVSRKMWRSLWPDLPEDQVPIDYVTNGVHVPTWIEPKIKLLLDTYLGTGWLDKHDDAAIWQRLDNVPDTELWQTHHWLKVKLIDAIRERTRLRWAEGGGSTSVILAGGAFLDPSVLTLGFARRFATYKRALLIFQDLDRLKKYVKDRWRPIQIIFAGKAHPADDPGKRLLQDLINLARDPQLGGRIAFVEDYGEQLAQYLVHGVDVWLNNPLPPFEACGTSGMKAALNGVPHLSVLDGWWEEGFNGKNGWAVDHDAMAENPDGHDAEKIYYLLENQIIPIYYKASDNGIPIKWVRLMKETMKSAASGFSARRMVKQYIEKFYSSGIEHALED; from the coding sequence ATGAAAAACAACTATACCGCACAACGCCTGTTTCCCCATCTGCCGGAACGCCTAACCGGCTTGGTGGAGCTGGCGGAAAACCTCTGGTGGAGCTGGAATCCGGGCGCGCGCATGCTCTTCAAGACCCTCGACCGGCAGGCCTGGAAGGAAAGCGGCCACAACCCGGACAAGATGCTCAGGGAGCTTCCCCGCGAGCTTCTGGAAAAGGCCGGCACCGATGCCGACTACCTTGCCAGATACGATAATGTCATGGGTGTGTTTCAAGAATATATGCAACCAAAAGCGTGCCATCTGCTCGGGCCGTTTTCGCCGGACCACAAGTATGCCGTGGCCTACTTTTCCGCCGAATACGGCCTGCATCGCTCCTTACCCTTTTATGCCGGCGGACTGGGCTTTCTGGCGGGAGACTTCATCAAGGAATGCAGTGATTTGTGTATCCCGCTGGTAGCGGTGGGGTTCATGTACCCGGAAGGCTATTTTCGACAACAGATCAGGGATGACGGCTGGCAGGAGAATGTCATCGAGCCCATCAACCGCGAAGCCGCTCCTATTTCGAAGGTGATGGACAAGGATGGACGCCAGCGCATCGTCAAGGTGCCGTTGACCGATCCGCCCATCCATGTCGCGGTGTGGAAAGTCGCCGTCGGACGTGTTGCCCTCTATTTGTTGGACACGGATATCGAAATTAACGATCCATGGAACCGAGGCATTACCGCCCGGCTCTACATCGGTGATTTGGAGCAGCGCCTGCGCCAAGAGATCGTCTTGGGTTTAGGCGGCGCTGCGGTGCTCAAGGAGTTGGGCATCGATCATTACCTCCTGCACTTGAACGAAGGCCATGCCGCCTTCGCCCTGCTGGAACGGTTCCGGGCAACGGTATCAACGGGCAAGGATTTTAGCGCGGCCCGCGAAAAAAATATCGAGGCCACGATCTTCACGACGCACACGCCCGTCCCCGCGGGTCACGATGTGTTTCCCTTTCAGCTGATCGAAAAGTATTTTCATTCCTACTGGCCTGACCTGGGTCTCGATCGCGATGCCTTTTTCCAATTGGGCATTCATCCGGAAAAATCGGATGCCGGATTCAACATGACCGCTTTTGCGTTGCGATTATCCGGCTGTCGGAACGCGGTGAGCAAACGGCACGCCGAGGTCTCCCGGAAGATGTGGCGAAGCCTCTGGCCCGACCTGCCTGAAGACCAGGTCCCCATCGATTACGTTACCAACGGTGTCCACGTGCCCACCTGGATCGAACCGAAAATAAAGCTGCTGCTGGACACGTACCTCGGAACCGGCTGGCTGGACAAGCATGATGATGCGGCTATCTGGCAGCGTCTCGACAACGTCCCCGACACCGAGTTGTGGCAAACGCACCACTGGCTCAAGGTAAAACTGATCGATGCGATTCGGGAGCGCACCCGCCTGCGTTGGGCTGAGGGCGGAGGCAGTACCTCGGTCATACTTGCCGGAGGCGCCTTCCTCGATCCTTCGGTGCTGACGCTCGGTTTTGCCCGCCGGTTCGCCACATACAAAAGAGCGCTGCTGATCTTCCAGGATCTGGATCGTCTCAAAAAATACGTTAAGGACCGCTGGCGTCCCATACAGATTATCTTCGCGGGCAAGGCCCATCCGGCTGACGACCCCGGCAAGCGGCTGCTGCAGGACCTGATCAACCTGGCACGCGATCCGCAATTAGGGGGCCGAATCGCCTTTGTGGAGGATTACGGCGAACAATTGGCTCAGTACCTGGTGCACGGGGTGGACGTATGGCTGAACAACCCCTTACCTCCTTTCGAAGCCTGCGGGACGAGCGGCATGAAGGCGGCCCTGAACGGTGTCCCCCATTTAAGTGTACTGGACGGCTGGTGGGAGGAAGGGTTTAACGGTAAAAATGGCTGGGCCGTGGACCATGATGCAATGGCCGAAAATCCGGATGGCCATGATGCCGAAAAGATCTACTACCTTCTGGAAAATCAGATCATACCGATTTATTACAAGGCGTCGGATAACGGCATCCCCATAAAATGGGTCCGACTGATGAAGGAAACCATGAAAAGCGCTGCATCTGGTTTCTCCGCGCGCCGGATGGTCAAGCAATATATTGAGAAGTTTTATTCCAGCGGCATTGAACATGCGCTGGAAGATTAG
- a CDS encoding toprim domain-containing protein — protein METYLNIKSAATMDAVIPYVEALFDIRFKRIKKHRYNAPCPFHADTQENFMVYVNKENEVRFHCFGACKGDWDITDLIMLRNKYPFRQAQQVWAEHLGVADFTFSDARSPCIPEPGETPEPDEPVGFVESKQADEKRVAALENAADFYHDLFIANEDRFRTVWEYLAYRGVGKETIDKFNIGYSPPYSDEQHHGRALIDSCSPNFDKDADAFAAFSNRGLFRFLNDATVKEYGYYCRQIDFNCKNLFSRNYGDFFAGRMVFPIYDADAGVIGMVGRHPGDRGVRWLKHQAREVPLSAKSWLYGIEKAARYIRHYRTIILVEGLFDYFSFYNLLHGQDKLVVVSTLGSYLTPNAAAILKNLDIENFIAAFDWDELGRNGIERTAVQSGGWVYYLGGLADGQNPYDKLEPVASAISGFSLKRL, from the coding sequence ATGGAAACCTACCTGAACATAAAATCGGCAGCGACCATGGATGCCGTTATACCCTATGTTGAAGCGCTGTTTGATATTCGTTTCAAGCGCATCAAAAAACACCGGTATAATGCCCCTTGCCCGTTCCACGCTGACACCCAAGAGAATTTCATGGTGTATGTCAATAAAGAAAATGAGGTCCGATTCCATTGTTTTGGCGCGTGTAAGGGAGATTGGGACATTACCGACCTGATCATGCTGCGGAACAAATATCCGTTCAGACAGGCGCAGCAGGTTTGGGCCGAGCATCTGGGTGTTGCGGATTTCACATTCAGTGATGCACGCAGCCCCTGCATTCCCGAGCCTGGCGAAACACCGGAACCCGATGAACCGGTTGGTTTTGTCGAATCGAAGCAAGCCGATGAAAAGAGGGTTGCCGCCCTGGAAAATGCCGCCGATTTTTACCATGACCTGTTTATCGCTAATGAAGACCGGTTCAGGACCGTTTGGGAGTATCTTGCCTACCGGGGCGTCGGGAAAGAGACCATCGACAAGTTCAACATCGGCTACTCGCCGCCATACAGCGATGAACAACACCATGGCAGGGCACTGATAGACAGTTGCTCGCCAAACTTCGACAAGGATGCTGATGCCTTCGCTGCATTCTCAAATCGCGGACTATTCAGATTTTTGAATGATGCGACCGTCAAGGAATACGGGTACTATTGCCGGCAGATCGATTTCAACTGCAAAAACCTGTTTTCAAGAAATTACGGTGATTTCTTCGCCGGTCGGATGGTGTTTCCAATTTATGACGCAGATGCCGGTGTGATCGGAATGGTGGGCAGGCACCCGGGTGATAGGGGCGTTCGCTGGCTCAAGCACCAGGCCAGGGAAGTCCCCCTATCCGCCAAAAGCTGGCTTTACGGCATTGAAAAGGCCGCCAGGTATATCCGGCATTACCGGACGATCATCCTGGTGGAGGGCCTATTTGATTATTTTTCCTTTTACAATCTGCTCCACGGCCAGGACAAACTGGTGGTGGTGTCGACATTGGGTTCCTATCTCACGCCCAACGCGGCGGCCATTCTCAAAAACCTTGATATCGAAAACTTTATTGCCGCTTTCGACTGGGACGAACTCGGCAGAAACGGCATCGAACGGACGGCAGTCCAATCAGGGGGGTGGGTTTACTACCTTGGCGGTCTGGCAGACGGTCAGAACCCCTATGACAAGCTGGAACCAGTGGCCAGCGCCATCAGTGGATTTTCCCTGAAACGTTTATAG